In Pelosinus sp. UFO1, one genomic interval encodes:
- a CDS encoding ACT domain-containing protein encodes MKAVITIVGQDRVGIVAMVSEILATNSVNILNINQNILEGFFNMVMIVDMGSSKISLKELQQVLKGKGQELGLDIKLQHEDIFQIMHRI; translated from the coding sequence ATGAAAGCAGTAATTACAATTGTAGGACAAGATCGGGTTGGTATTGTAGCTATGGTCAGCGAAATTTTAGCAACAAACAGTGTAAATATTTTGAACATCAACCAAAATATTTTAGAAGGTTTTTTTAACATGGTAATGATTGTTGATATGGGAAGTAGTAAGATTAGTTTAAAGGAGCTGCAGCAGGTTCTTAAAGGAAAAGGGCAAGAACTTGGACTGGATATTAAATTGCAACACGAAGATATTTTCCAAATTATGCACCGAATATAA
- a CDS encoding NAD(P)/FAD-dependent oxidoreductase, whose translation MYDLIIIGGGPAGLTAAVYAARKKMDTLLLTKEFGGQLMWTKEIENYMGYQFISGPELMSKFEEQVKRFSVLTKYEEVNSLKVRDDGTFLIKTEEGEYEGKTVIAAMGKRPRRLEVPGEIEFTGRGVSYCATCDGPLFADKVVAVVGGGNSAVQAALELSGIAPTVYLIVRNNTYNADPILLDKMKAAKNIVEMKGYISTGIFGDELVEKISISEIASGKTQDLAVEGVFVEVGLEPNSEFLEDIVAMNQEGELVVDCRSKTNIPGLYAAGDVTNGPDKQIVIAAGDGAKSALMAYDYLLHRK comes from the coding sequence ATGTATGATTTAATTATTATTGGTGGCGGACCAGCAGGACTAACGGCAGCTGTATATGCAGCACGTAAAAAGATGGATACCCTATTATTAACAAAAGAATTTGGCGGACAGCTTATGTGGACAAAAGAAATTGAAAATTATATGGGATATCAATTTATTAGCGGCCCTGAGCTGATGAGTAAATTTGAAGAGCAGGTAAAACGCTTTTCCGTATTAACAAAATACGAAGAAGTAAATAGTCTAAAAGTGAGAGATGATGGCACCTTCTTAATTAAGACAGAGGAGGGCGAATACGAAGGTAAAACGGTCATTGCGGCAATGGGTAAGCGTCCAAGAAGATTAGAGGTACCTGGGGAAATTGAGTTCACTGGTCGAGGCGTTAGTTATTGCGCTACTTGTGATGGGCCTTTGTTTGCTGATAAGGTAGTAGCTGTTGTAGGAGGCGGTAATTCTGCTGTCCAGGCAGCCTTAGAACTTAGTGGTATAGCTCCCACTGTATATTTAATAGTTCGGAATAATACTTATAATGCGGATCCAATACTTCTAGATAAGATGAAAGCAGCTAAGAATATAGTTGAAATGAAAGGTTATATTTCAACGGGGATTTTTGGTGATGAATTAGTTGAAAAAATCTCAATTAGCGAAATTGCCTCAGGAAAAACTCAAGATTTGGCCGTAGAAGGTGTCTTCGTAGAGGTCGGCTTAGAACCTAACTCTGAATTTCTAGAAGATATAGTAGCAATGAATCAAGAAGGGGAACTGGTTGTCGATTGTCGTTCTAAAACCAATATTCCTGGATTATATGCAGCAGGAGATGTAACAAATGGTCCCGATAAACAAATTGTAATTGCAGCTGGAGATGGCGCTAAGTCGGCTCTTATGGCTTATGATTATTTGCTACATAGAAAATAA
- a CDS encoding pyruvate carboxylase subunit B, translating into MSRKPVQIMETVLRDGHQSLAATRMRLTDMLPALEQLDNMGYFALEAWGGATFDSCLRFLGEDPWERLRILKSHLKKTPISMLLRGQNILGYNHYADDVVTTFVKKMVENGIGVIRVFDALNDVRNLEVAMKAAKESGAHVQGVCVYTISPYHTVDSYIKLARELVERGADSICIKDMSGLLRPYVAYDLVKAMKADSKIGVPIQLHTHYTSGMGSMTYLKAIEAGVDVVDCALSPFALGTSQPCTESMIAALEGTEYDTGLKRSALKDVAIHFGKVKKSLGEDFGLKTSFDVDANVLDFQIPGGMLSNLFNQLKEQGIEHKYQELLEEMPRVRAELGYPPLVTPTSQIVGSMATFNVMLGERYKMVPREVKDLARGKYGKTPMPVSEEVREKIIGSEPIIDYRPADDIKPQMELLTKQLAEKGYPNASVEDVLSYALFPEVALKFFEKNR; encoded by the coding sequence ATGTCTAGAAAACCTGTACAAATTATGGAAACAGTATTACGCGATGGTCACCAATCACTTGCTGCTACTCGCATGCGTCTCACCGATATGCTACCAGCATTGGAACAACTTGATAACATGGGGTACTTTGCGTTGGAAGCTTGGGGTGGCGCTACTTTTGATAGTTGCCTACGTTTCTTAGGTGAAGATCCGTGGGAGCGTCTACGTATTTTAAAATCACACTTGAAAAAAACTCCTATCTCTATGTTACTTAGAGGCCAAAACATTCTAGGTTACAACCACTATGCTGACGATGTTGTTACTACATTTGTTAAGAAAATGGTAGAGAACGGTATTGGCGTTATCCGTGTATTTGATGCATTAAATGATGTGCGCAATCTTGAAGTAGCTATGAAAGCTGCAAAAGAATCTGGCGCCCATGTACAAGGTGTATGTGTATATACAATTAGCCCTTACCACACTGTAGATAGCTATATTAAATTAGCTCGCGAATTAGTAGAACGTGGTGCTGATTCCATTTGCATTAAAGATATGTCTGGTCTACTTAGACCATATGTTGCTTATGACTTAGTAAAAGCTATGAAAGCGGATTCTAAGATAGGCGTACCTATCCAACTTCATACTCACTATACGAGTGGTATGGGTTCAATGACTTATTTGAAAGCCATTGAAGCTGGCGTAGATGTCGTTGACTGTGCATTATCCCCATTTGCTCTTGGAACTTCACAACCTTGTACTGAATCTATGATAGCAGCGTTAGAAGGTACTGAGTATGACACTGGTCTTAAACGCAGCGCATTGAAAGATGTAGCTATTCATTTTGGTAAGGTTAAGAAAAGCTTGGGTGAAGACTTTGGTCTTAAAACATCCTTCGATGTTGATGCTAATGTTCTTGACTTCCAAATCCCTGGCGGTATGCTTTCTAACTTGTTCAATCAGCTTAAAGAACAAGGCATTGAACACAAATACCAAGAACTTTTGGAAGAAATGCCACGGGTTCGTGCAGAGCTTGGCTATCCTCCATTGGTTACTCCTACCAGTCAGATCGTTGGTTCCATGGCAACCTTCAATGTAATGTTGGGTGAGCGCTATAAAATGGTACCTCGTGAAGTTAAAGATTTGGCACGTGGTAAATATGGTAAAACTCCTATGCCTGTTTCCGAAGAAGTTCGTGAAAAAATCATTGGTAGCGAACCTATTATTGACTATCGCCCTGCTGATGATATTAAACCACAAATGGAACTTTTGACAAAACAGCTTGCTGAAAAGGGATATCCAAATGCATCTGTTGAAGATGTTCTATCTTATGCATTATTCCCTGAAGTAGCTTTAAAATTCTTCGAAAAGAATCGTTAA
- a CDS encoding DUF1540 domain-containing protein, with product MTNPVVKCTVDQCTHYMPGDQCMAAKISIYNEETGTSDTSKDTQCKSFHHRKTMGDMLGAFHNANIGGSLSAAFIEGTQITPVVECFVNNCNHWNDNNVCTATNIDVFGENAGKTDDTDCKTFEKKK from the coding sequence ATGACAAATCCTGTAGTAAAGTGTACTGTTGATCAGTGTACCCATTATATGCCAGGTGATCAATGTATGGCGGCTAAGATTAGTATTTATAATGAAGAAACAGGTACTTCAGACACATCAAAGGACACCCAATGTAAATCCTTTCATCATCGTAAGACAATGGGCGACATGTTAGGAGCATTTCATAATGCGAATATTGGTGGTTCCCTATCAGCAGCTTTTATTGAAGGCACTCAAATAACTCCTGTAGTTGAATGCTTTGTTAACAATTGTAATCATTGGAACGACAATAATGTATGTACTGCTACCAATATAGACGTGTTTGGTGAGAATGCTGGCAAAACAGATGATACAGATTGTAAAACTTTTGAAAAGAAAAAATAA
- a CDS encoding APC family permease: MCVIEGQNNLKKNLGLVATIALVIGMVIGSGIFMKPGKVILAAGDSTMALIAWVLGGVITLAAGLTVSELGAQIPKTGGLYTYLNEVYGKVWSYLYGWMQTIIYGPATIGALGLYFASLILPFFGIDEGARLPIGIGVVFFMTGLNCLGTKYGGFIQTVATIGKLIPIALIVVFGLWKGNGQIFGMTSGVSPSIGMGAAVLATLWAYDGWIGVSFVAGEMKDPGKQLPKAIIVGLGIVIIAYITINMAIMHVLPAAEIASLGKLAASTTAGLLFGEMGGKLISIGILVSIFGALNGYILTNGRVPYAMALEGQLPGSAIFSKVPNSVGTPVNAMLLEAVLATILMIFWDPDSLTDIAMFAMWTFYVSAFVAVFILRKRHPNTVRSYSVPGYPFVPMIAIVGAFYIIFNMFIDKPMDAMVAIGITLIGLPIYWVIK, encoded by the coding sequence ATGTGTGTGATAGAAGGACAAAATAATCTTAAGAAAAATTTAGGGCTAGTCGCAACAATTGCTCTAGTTATTGGTATGGTTATCGGATCAGGAATTTTTATGAAGCCTGGAAAGGTAATTTTGGCAGCTGGTGATTCTACAATGGCCCTTATCGCTTGGGTATTGGGTGGTGTAATTACCTTGGCTGCTGGTTTAACAGTCTCTGAATTAGGTGCCCAAATTCCTAAAACAGGGGGACTGTATACGTATTTGAATGAAGTATATGGAAAAGTGTGGTCCTATCTATATGGCTGGATGCAAACGATAATATACGGCCCAGCTACAATTGGAGCTCTTGGATTGTACTTTGCCTCTCTAATATTGCCTTTCTTCGGCATTGATGAAGGCGCAAGGTTACCTATTGGAATAGGTGTCGTATTTTTCATGACGGGTCTAAATTGTTTAGGTACAAAATACGGTGGTTTTATTCAGACCGTAGCTACTATTGGAAAACTGATTCCCATTGCGCTTATTGTAGTATTTGGGCTCTGGAAAGGGAATGGACAAATATTCGGTATGACTAGCGGGGTTAGCCCTTCAATTGGTATGGGAGCAGCAGTTTTGGCTACATTATGGGCGTACGATGGTTGGATTGGAGTAAGTTTCGTAGCAGGAGAAATGAAGGATCCAGGAAAACAATTACCAAAGGCTATTATTGTTGGATTGGGAATTGTTATAATAGCGTATATTACAATCAATATGGCCATTATGCACGTGTTACCAGCAGCAGAAATTGCTTCCTTAGGAAAGTTAGCGGCGAGTACTACAGCAGGATTATTATTTGGTGAAATGGGTGGTAAATTAATTAGTATCGGCATTTTGGTATCTATTTTTGGTGCTTTGAACGGATACATTTTGACAAATGGTCGCGTTCCTTATGCGATGGCATTAGAAGGGCAGCTACCTGGTTCTGCTATATTCTCTAAAGTTCCTAATTCAGTTGGCACACCCGTAAATGCCATGTTACTAGAAGCTGTCTTGGCAACCATTTTGATGATATTTTGGGATCCTGATAGTTTGACGGATATTGCGATGTTTGCAATGTGGACTTTTTACGTATCTGCATTTGTTGCTGTTTTTATATTACGTAAACGTCACCCGAATACTGTCCGGTCTTATAGTGTACCAGGTTATCCTTTCGTACCGATGATTGCAATAGTAGGTGCATTCTATATCATCTTTAATATGTTTATAGATAAGCCAATGGATGCTATGGTAGCAATCGGTATTACCTTAATAGGTTTGCCTATATATTGGGTAATAAAATAA
- a CDS encoding nucleoside kinase, with protein MEKKHIILSLKNGELHQYDKGITLLEISKNMQKQFATPIIAAKVNNEIRDLQFSVINDCHVEFLDLHTEVGSKVYQRSLTFVMIAAVNELFPKGEVTVEHSLSKGLYCELHIGEKITSDHLIALETRMRRIVAEDRPFTMKSLPIAEAVELFKANGQIEKVKHLEQLKRERVRIYYCGEAYDFFYGTMAPSTGYLKVFELRQHASGFILRFPEKETPNVLPEFVVQNKLSEIFLEAERWGAILQCGYVATLNEYVQNGKINDIMRVAEALHEKKIAQIADFVSQHKEVRVILIAGPSSSGKTTFAQRLTVQLKVNAMRPVALSLDDYFVDRDKTPKDENGAYDFESIEAIDLELFNEHLSKILAGEVVSIPCFNFLTGQREYRGKTIQIDRNQPLIIEGIHGLNERLTTAVPREHKVKIYISALTQLSIDNHNRIPTTDTRLIRRIVRDSQFRSHDALTTLNMWQSVRRGEERNIFPFQEDADIMFNSALIYELSVLKKYAEPLLHKITKEHAAYSEATRLLRFLSYFQSIDDNEIPFNSILREFTGMSCFHEHK; from the coding sequence ATGGAAAAAAAACATATAATCCTTTCTTTAAAAAATGGTGAACTGCATCAGTACGATAAAGGAATAACCTTATTAGAAATAAGCAAAAATATGCAAAAACAGTTTGCTACACCGATTATTGCTGCAAAAGTTAATAATGAAATCAGAGATTTACAATTTAGTGTAATAAATGATTGCCATGTAGAATTTTTAGATTTACATACAGAAGTTGGGAGTAAAGTGTACCAGCGTAGCTTGACCTTTGTAATGATTGCTGCTGTTAACGAACTATTTCCCAAAGGGGAAGTAACAGTAGAGCATTCTTTAAGTAAAGGATTATACTGTGAATTGCATATTGGTGAAAAGATTACAAGCGATCATCTTATAGCTCTAGAAACACGTATGCGAAGGATTGTGGCAGAAGATAGACCGTTTACTATGAAGAGTCTGCCGATTGCAGAAGCAGTTGAATTATTTAAGGCGAATGGCCAAATTGAAAAAGTGAAGCATTTAGAACAATTAAAAAGAGAGAGAGTCAGAATTTACTATTGTGGTGAGGCATATGATTTTTTTTATGGCACAATGGCACCAAGTACAGGTTATTTAAAGGTCTTTGAATTAAGACAGCATGCTTCTGGTTTTATTTTACGCTTCCCTGAAAAAGAGACACCTAATGTTTTGCCTGAATTTGTAGTTCAAAATAAACTATCAGAGATTTTTTTAGAAGCAGAACGTTGGGGTGCAATTTTGCAATGTGGCTATGTAGCTACTTTGAACGAATATGTCCAAAATGGTAAAATTAATGATATTATGAGAGTTGCGGAAGCGCTGCATGAGAAAAAGATAGCTCAAATTGCAGATTTCGTATCCCAGCACAAAGAGGTGCGAGTTATTTTAATAGCTGGACCATCTTCCTCAGGTAAGACTACCTTTGCCCAACGCTTAACGGTTCAGTTAAAGGTCAATGCTATGCGCCCAGTAGCGCTTTCTTTAGATGATTACTTTGTTGATCGGGATAAGACTCCAAAAGATGAGAATGGAGCCTACGATTTTGAGTCGATTGAGGCCATTGATTTAGAATTGTTTAATGAACATTTATCCAAAATTTTAGCTGGCGAGGTTGTTAGTATACCTTGTTTTAATTTCTTAACTGGCCAAAGGGAATATCGTGGAAAGACCATCCAAATTGATAGAAATCAACCTCTTATCATTGAGGGAATTCATGGGTTAAATGAAAGGCTAACAACCGCTGTACCTAGGGAACACAAAGTGAAAATTTATATAAGTGCGTTAACCCAATTATCCATTGATAATCATAATCGTATTCCTACAACGGATACACGATTGATTCGTCGAATTGTAAGAGATAGTCAGTTTAGATCCCACGATGCCCTTACTACTTTAAATATGTGGCAGTCTGTGAGACGGGGAGAAGAAAGGAATATCTTTCCCTTTCAAGAGGATGCTGACATCATGTTTAATTCCGCTTTGATTTATGAGTTAAGTGTTTTGAAGAAATATGCAGAACCCTTATTGCATAAAATTACTAAGGAACACGCAGCTTATTCTGAAGCTACGCGATTATTGAGATTTCTTTCCTATTTCCAGAGTATTGATGACAATGAAATTCCTTTTAACTCTATATTACGTGAGTTTACAGGAATGTCCTGTTTCCATGAGCATAAGTGA
- a CDS encoding [Fe-Fe] hydrogenase large subunit C-terminal domain-containing protein, with amino-acid sequence MLNIKPRILYHVAKAAWEGNLFERREEICNMVSEEFKDKTTRRHVANQIRIAMGLHPHNDDSVLNDYDEEALMGMGSEPIVVANPDACKACPKDNRSCEKACPLGAITRDELDNISINQEKCLGEGHCIHACSFGALAEKSQFIPLIKLLKQRNTAVYASIAPAFVGQFGPDVTPGKLRSALLSLGFTDVVETALYADLITMKEAFEFDEHVKTDQDFMFTSCCCPVWIKLIENKFPNLREHISPSVSPMVASARVIKQFEPDAKVVFIGPCVAKKSEALLPDLKGAIDYVLTFQELSTIFEATEINPGSQEDNEKAMASWGGRVYAYTGGVSAAVATTLEKLVPHKSQKLISLKVDGIPDCQKLLEEFNNGQRNANFIEGMACKGGCVGGPGRLIPPEEGQKQVKEYGENAIATTPVENPQVYAILARLGHENDAPSLAGKSPMAELLARKLV; translated from the coding sequence ATGCTAAATATTAAACCACGTATCCTTTATCACGTCGCAAAAGCAGCCTGGGAAGGTAATCTATTTGAACGGCGAGAAGAAATTTGCAATATGGTATCAGAAGAGTTTAAAGATAAAACAACACGTCGCCACGTGGCAAATCAGATTCGAATTGCAATGGGACTACATCCCCATAATGATGACTCTGTTCTTAATGACTATGATGAAGAAGCTCTTATGGGTATGGGAAGCGAACCTATTGTGGTGGCCAACCCAGATGCGTGTAAAGCATGTCCAAAGGATAATCGGAGTTGTGAAAAAGCTTGTCCATTAGGTGCCATCACTCGTGATGAGCTTGATAATATCTCAATTAATCAAGAAAAATGCCTAGGTGAAGGTCATTGCATTCATGCCTGCTCTTTTGGCGCGCTCGCAGAAAAATCTCAATTTATACCTCTCATTAAATTATTAAAGCAACGTAACACTGCTGTATATGCGTCCATTGCTCCAGCCTTCGTAGGACAGTTTGGTCCAGATGTTACCCCAGGAAAATTACGTTCTGCCCTTTTGTCTTTGGGCTTTACCGATGTTGTAGAAACTGCATTATATGCAGATTTAATTACTATGAAAGAAGCCTTTGAATTTGATGAGCATGTCAAGACAGACCAAGATTTTATGTTTACCAGTTGTTGCTGCCCTGTATGGATTAAACTAATTGAAAACAAATTTCCTAATTTAAGAGAGCATATTTCCCCATCTGTTTCACCAATGGTGGCCTCAGCCCGTGTTATCAAACAATTTGAACCTGATGCCAAGGTAGTATTTATCGGCCCCTGTGTCGCAAAAAAGTCAGAAGCCCTATTACCTGACTTAAAAGGTGCGATTGATTACGTACTTACGTTCCAGGAACTGTCGACTATATTTGAAGCTACAGAAATTAATCCTGGGTCGCAAGAAGATAATGAAAAGGCAATGGCATCTTGGGGGGGACGAGTTTATGCCTATACTGGTGGTGTAAGTGCTGCAGTAGCAACTACTTTAGAAAAATTAGTACCCCACAAATCACAAAAGCTTATCTCTCTTAAAGTAGATGGAATTCCAGATTGCCAGAAATTATTAGAAGAGTTTAATAACGGACAGCGTAATGCTAATTTTATTGAAGGTATGGCATGTAAAGGCGGTTGTGTCGGTGGCCCAGGTAGGTTAATTCCTCCTGAAGAAGGTCAAAAACAGGTAAAAGAATATGGTGAAAATGCTATTGCTACTACACCTGTAGAGAATCCTCAAGTATATGCTATTTTGGCGCGCCTTGGCCATGAAAATGATGCACCTTCTTTGGCAGGAAAAAGTCCCATGGCAGAATTATTAGCACGAAAATTAGTATAA
- a CDS encoding DUF896 domain-containing protein → MITPEIIARINELGRKKKAGQLTEEEVVEQTKLRRLYIDTIKNQVKVQFDAQKQQADHHAHHPGCGCHHKH, encoded by the coding sequence ATGATAACACCTGAAATTATCGCCAGAATTAACGAGTTAGGAAGAAAAAAAAAGGCAGGGCAACTAACAGAAGAGGAGGTCGTGGAGCAAACTAAATTACGACGTCTATACATTGATACAATTAAAAATCAAGTAAAAGTTCAATTTGATGCACAAAAACAGCAGGCTGATCACCATGCTCATCATCCTGGTTGCGGTTGCCATCATAAACATTAA
- a CDS encoding diguanylate cyclase has product MLVTVNSLLEIFTIVVGVIISFIAWHGVRKSADSHNYIKGKIVSFFILCTSILDLLHLISYSSNNPTENNWIIYWMISGIIWASALLYGMSLTLKTPKFTDIMLLYTATLLLIGLLIGLLTNFSYNLTNFDVLPSIIYITNDSHPLVIATLYVTLSIHLLTLIILLRNYKKYLTRSYIQKGLFFSILVNLLYLTGGPVQENFLAHLCKCFAYYFILQAVFNFVIKYPYEQLLKLKEQLEQLAVNNAQLYKKSEQQRNLLEDTLSKIGTIISSQLNVKDTLDAIADMITDLMHSRQSLIGLISTNQTHLQVVATYGINTPPTVIPLNHCLRGQVIAQNVALSINDLSQHPNIEKPQLIFSSIQSLICAPLIHDNQVIGVIEAYSSEISAFDESDIRFLTALGRYAGTAIASAMLFEKTKLHLEEEKFLSEITHTTSTTIDTNTIIEQCTSHVMKALNSDVAIGLLISPNKETFTTISSINFNYKLPTFDLNLYPTLASLILTLKPCITTANAFAPFAELYDQNASRYMMVMPIAVEKNLMGLILLGWQHFVAPERLNRISFAFLMSQQIALGLEKAHLYNHIKSMALSDSLTGLANRRNFDMFLTIELKRAASLKFPLSLIMLDLDKFKVYNDSYGHVTGDKLLSQIGRILQNNVRTIDLPARYGGEEFSIILPECNSSEAKFIGEKLRNIIEGEEFPNNLDTNTGKITASLGIATYDPAITPTLPSMEKIIEIADKALYQAKNQGRNRVIANLIIS; this is encoded by the coding sequence ATGCTGGTCACAGTAAACAGTCTATTAGAAATTTTCACAATTGTAGTCGGAGTTATTATTTCATTTATTGCCTGGCATGGGGTTCGAAAAAGTGCTGACAGCCATAACTATATTAAAGGTAAAATTGTAAGCTTCTTTATATTATGTACCAGCATTCTCGATTTATTGCATCTCATTTCCTATTCTTCAAATAATCCCACCGAAAACAATTGGATTATTTATTGGATGATTTCCGGTATAATCTGGGCCTCTGCCCTATTATACGGCATGAGTCTTACGCTAAAAACGCCTAAATTTACTGATATCATGTTGCTCTATACTGCAACACTGCTATTAATCGGTCTGCTTATTGGATTACTTACTAATTTCAGTTATAATCTTACTAATTTTGATGTATTACCTTCCATTATTTACATTACAAATGATTCCCATCCCTTAGTTATCGCTACTCTATATGTAACCCTGAGCATTCACCTTCTTACCCTGATTATCTTACTTCGCAATTACAAAAAATATCTTACCCGCAGTTACATCCAAAAAGGTTTGTTTTTTAGCATTCTTGTAAATCTGCTTTATCTTACCGGTGGTCCAGTTCAAGAAAATTTTTTAGCCCATCTATGTAAATGTTTTGCCTATTATTTTATCCTGCAAGCCGTGTTTAATTTTGTAATCAAATATCCCTATGAGCAATTACTCAAATTAAAAGAACAACTAGAGCAACTCGCTGTCAACAATGCACAATTATATAAAAAATCAGAACAGCAACGCAATTTATTAGAAGATACATTATCTAAAATAGGAACGATTATATCTTCACAACTAAATGTAAAGGATACTCTTGACGCGATCGCTGATATGATCACTGATTTAATGCATTCCAGACAAAGTTTAATTGGCTTAATATCCACGAATCAAACTCATCTTCAAGTCGTTGCCACTTATGGGATTAATACTCCTCCAACTGTTATCCCCTTAAATCACTGTTTGCGAGGGCAAGTTATTGCGCAAAACGTCGCACTTTCTATAAATGATTTATCACAACATCCTAATATAGAAAAGCCACAACTCATTTTTTCTAGCATCCAGTCTTTAATTTGTGCGCCTTTAATCCACGACAACCAAGTCATTGGCGTTATTGAAGCTTACTCTTCGGAAATTAGTGCTTTTGATGAAAGTGATATAAGATTTTTAACAGCCCTTGGCCGTTATGCAGGAACGGCCATTGCCAGCGCAATGCTTTTTGAAAAAACCAAACTCCATCTTGAAGAAGAAAAATTTCTTTCGGAGATTACCCATACAACATCAACAACAATTGACACAAATACGATCATCGAACAATGTACTTCCCATGTTATGAAAGCACTTAATTCGGATGTAGCCATTGGGCTACTAATTAGTCCTAACAAAGAAACCTTTACTACGATTTCTTCTATAAATTTCAATTATAAACTTCCAACATTTGATTTAAACTTATATCCCACCTTAGCATCTTTAATTCTAACCCTCAAACCATGTATTACAACCGCCAATGCCTTTGCTCCTTTTGCCGAGTTATACGATCAAAATGCGTCTCGCTATATGATGGTCATGCCAATTGCTGTGGAGAAAAATCTAATGGGATTGATACTCCTCGGTTGGCAACATTTTGTCGCTCCAGAACGTCTAAACCGTATTTCCTTCGCCTTTTTAATGTCACAACAGATTGCACTTGGTTTAGAAAAGGCCCATTTGTATAATCATATTAAGTCTATGGCCCTCTCTGATAGCTTAACAGGTTTAGCCAACCGCCGTAATTTTGATATGTTTTTAACGATTGAGTTAAAACGGGCTGCATCCCTAAAATTTCCACTAAGCTTAATTATGCTGGATCTTGATAAATTTAAAGTTTATAATGACTCTTATGGCCATGTTACTGGTGATAAATTATTAAGCCAAATCGGAAGAATACTCCAAAATAATGTACGCACTATTGATTTGCCAGCTCGCTATGGTGGTGAAGAATTTAGCATTATTTTACCAGAATGTAATAGCAGTGAGGCCAAGTTTATTGGGGAGAAACTACGTAATATCATTGAAGGTGAAGAATTTCCTAATAATCTTGACACCAACACGGGAAAAATTACAGCTAGTTTGGGGATTGCTACCTATGATCCTGCAATCACACCGACCCTTCCTTCTATGGAAAAAATTATAGAAATAGCGGATAAAGCACTTTATCAAGCAAAAAACCAAGGTCGCAATCGAGTAATCGCCAACCTTATTATTAGTTAA